The following proteins are co-located in the Candidatus Woesearchaeota archaeon genome:
- a CDS encoding GNAT family N-acetyltransferase encodes MNIKIYNAINVIDATDLDIFNNVLYSKGVYEFAESENIDKVYPKYFLGYHDGKIAAFAPAFIQEGPYTFDPFAYLKGNLRIRMGKLGLKTDRLLCAYTPLRPRSDIKILDTSTKSSLMLEMLNAIEKEAQNEGCHAVFFPAVPESNYALNNLLKKNGYIKAYYDAYFYMDIGYPTYEAFLKSLKKIRRDNLKYDATVLARNHIKIEEITDIDRFANEYALLHAALMKKYGHDKVELSEASFRAMYQHIQNTSSLVAKEDDAILGFTIGIYDKNCFHGLRCGQFHERAESKGVYFNLVYAESIKKAISLKCKRIDFGQSMARAKIMRGAKFERMHLYAKFFNPVTHNIMGVKIRRLGKGYYNTHLDEIRSNPGHPHG; translated from the coding sequence ATGAATATTAAGATATATAATGCGATTAATGTTATAGATGCTACTGATTTGGATATTTTTAATAATGTATTGTACAGCAAAGGAGTCTATGAGTTTGCTGAATCTGAAAATATAGACAAGGTGTATCCCAAATACTTTCTGGGTTATCATGATGGTAAAATTGCAGCCTTTGCTCCAGCTTTCATTCAGGAAGGTCCATATACATTTGACCCTTTTGCGTACCTTAAAGGCAATCTCAGGATCAGGATGGGCAAACTGGGCCTCAAAACTGATAGACTTTTATGTGCATATACTCCTTTGCGTCCACGATCTGACATAAAAATTCTCGACACTTCAACAAAATCATCGCTTATGCTTGAAATGCTGAATGCAATTGAGAAAGAAGCGCAAAATGAAGGGTGCCATGCAGTTTTTTTCCCTGCGGTGCCTGAAAGCAACTATGCTCTGAACAATCTGCTCAAAAAAAACGGATACATAAAAGCATATTACGACGCCTATTTTTACATGGATATTGGCTATCCAACTTATGAGGCCTTTCTCAAATCACTGAAGAAAATCCGGCGCGACAACCTGAAATATGATGCAACAGTATTGGCCAGGAATCACATCAAAATCGAGGAAATAACTGACATCGACAGATTTGCAAATGAGTATGCCTTATTGCATGCGGCACTTATGAAGAAATATGGGCATGACAAGGTGGAATTGAGCGAGGCTTCATTCAGGGCCATGTATCAGCATATCCAGAATACAAGTTCTTTGGTTGCCAAAGAGGATGATGCAATCTTGGGATTCACAATTGGAATTTATGATAAGAACTGCTTCCATGGATTAAGATGCGGGCAATTCCATGAAAGAGCGGAGAGCAAGGGAGTATACTTCAACCTGGTCTATGCGGAATCAATTAAAAAAGCCATCAGCCTGAAGTGCAAAAGAATTGATTTTGGGCAATCAATGGCAAGGGCCAAGATAATGAGGGGCGCCAAATTCGAGAGAATGCATCTCTATGCCAAATTTTTCAATCCTGTGACACACAATATCATGGGGGTAAAAATCAGGAGGCTTGGGAAGGGGTATTACAACACTCACCTGGATGAAATCAGGTCCAATCCAGGCCATCCGCATGGCTGA